The Skermanella pratensis genome has a window encoding:
- the yihA gene encoding ribosome biogenesis GTP-binding protein YihA/YsxC, whose translation MTAMTGPITPTLMPEQTESGLEEGRLLFAKECNFIWGAADEANLPEATLPEIAFAGRSNVGKSSLVNALTGRKTLARTSNTPGRTQQLNFFDLGGRMILVDLPGYGYAKESKTKVAAWTGLVKNYLKGRVTLRRICLLIDGRHGLKPNDVEIMDMLDKAAVPYQVVLTKMDKVNKAEQAAVVEKTVAGLKKHPAAHPEVASTSSEEGTGITELRASLATLALPA comes from the coding sequence ATGACCGCCATGACCGGCCCGATCACCCCGACCCTGATGCCCGAGCAGACCGAGTCCGGCCTGGAGGAAGGCCGGCTGCTGTTCGCCAAGGAGTGCAACTTCATCTGGGGCGCCGCCGACGAGGCCAACCTGCCCGAGGCGACCCTGCCGGAGATCGCCTTCGCCGGCCGGTCCAATGTCGGCAAGTCGAGCCTGGTCAACGCGCTCACCGGCCGCAAGACGCTGGCCAGGACCTCCAACACGCCGGGACGCACCCAGCAGCTCAACTTCTTCGACCTGGGCGGCAGGATGATCCTGGTCGACCTGCCCGGCTACGGCTATGCCAAGGAATCCAAGACCAAGGTCGCCGCCTGGACCGGGCTCGTGAAGAACTACCTGAAGGGCCGCGTCACGCTCCGCCGGATCTGCCTGCTGATCGACGGCCGCCACGGGCTGAAGCCCAACGACGTCGAGATCATGGACATGCTCGATAAGGCCGCGGTGCCCTATCAGGTCGTGCTGACCAAGATGGACAAAGTGAACAAGGCCGAGCAGGCCGCCGTCGTGGAGAAGACCGTGGCCGGCCTGAAGAAGCACCCCGCCGCCCATCCCGAGGTGGCCTCGACCAGTTCCGAGGAAGGCACCGGCATCACGGAGCTGCGCGCCAGCCTGGCGACGCTGGCGCTGCCGGCCTGA
- the argB gene encoding acetylglutamate kinase, translating into MSEPTVPPAPPQLSREEWLNKARTLSEALPYMRRYSGRTFVIKYGGHAMGDESLGELFARDVVLLKQVGINPVVVHGGGPQIGAMLERLKIKSSFIDGLRVTDKETVDIVEMVLSGSINKQIVTAINNQGGKAVGLSGKDGHLISARKLRRTQRDTDSNIEKILDLGFVGEPYQVNPQILETFEKSDVIPVIAPIGLGRNGETYNINADTAAGAIAAALGATRLFLLTDVVGVLDKQKNLIPNMMLEDARRYMTDGTITGGMIPKIETCISAVEQGVDASVILDGRVPHALLLEIFTEGGAGTMIGRD; encoded by the coding sequence ATGAGCGAACCGACCGTCCCCCCCGCCCCGCCGCAGCTTTCCCGCGAGGAATGGCTGAACAAGGCCCGGACCCTGTCCGAGGCCCTTCCCTACATGCGCCGCTATTCCGGCCGCACCTTCGTGATCAAGTATGGCGGCCATGCGATGGGCGACGAGTCGCTGGGCGAGCTGTTCGCCCGGGACGTCGTGCTGCTGAAGCAGGTCGGCATCAACCCCGTGGTCGTCCACGGCGGCGGGCCGCAGATCGGCGCCATGCTGGAGCGGCTGAAGATCAAGAGCTCGTTCATCGACGGCCTGCGCGTCACCGACAAGGAGACGGTGGACATCGTCGAGATGGTCCTGTCCGGCTCCATCAACAAGCAGATCGTCACCGCGATCAACAACCAGGGCGGCAAGGCGGTCGGCTTGTCCGGCAAGGACGGCCACCTGATCAGCGCGCGCAAGCTTCGCCGGACCCAGCGGGACACCGACAGCAACATAGAGAAGATCCTGGACCTGGGCTTCGTCGGCGAGCCGTACCAGGTGAACCCGCAGATCCTGGAGACCTTCGAGAAGTCGGACGTGATCCCGGTGATCGCGCCGATCGGCCTGGGCCGCAACGGCGAGACCTACAACATCAACGCCGACACGGCGGCCGGCGCCATCGCCGCCGCGCTGGGAGCCACCCGCCTGTTCCTGCTGACCGACGTCGTCGGCGTCCTGGACAAGCAGAAGAACCTGATCCCCAACATGATGCTGGAGGACGCCCGGCGATACATGACCGACGGCACCATCACCGGCGGCATGATCCCGAAGATCGAGACCTGCATCTCTGCGGTCGAGCAGGGCGTCGACGCCTCGGTCATCCTGGACGGCCGGGTACCCCACGCCCTGCTGCTGGAAATCTTCACCGAAGGCGGCGCCGGAACGATGATCGGGCGGGACTGA
- a CDS encoding IS110 family transposase, whose translation MSCQSYCIGIDASKAYLDTCGVPGRGAWRLPNTAEGHTALATVLGALRAGGDEVLVMMEASGGCERELHHALARADVPVAVVNPKWARDFARSTGQLAKTDRVDARMLQAFGEATRPRPTPVPEPLRAELIEMLDYRDQILAEIVARGHQLKHLRGDFMRRRAETALEALRTEADTLAWMIEAKLNDDPGLRQRAALLRSFPGVGPLSAAMLVVHMPELGSLTGRQAASLAGLAPFARDSGTLRGVRTIFGGRAKVRRALFHVGRVGLRHNATLKAFYDSLKGRGKPGKVALVACMRKALVILNALLRTGRPWVAEYAADGPPAEAASATAS comes from the coding sequence ATGTCTTGCCAATCCTACTGCATCGGGATCGATGCCTCCAAAGCCTATCTTGACACCTGCGGCGTGCCGGGCCGCGGCGCGTGGCGCCTTCCCAACACGGCCGAGGGCCACACCGCCCTCGCGACGGTGCTGGGCGCGCTGCGCGCGGGCGGCGACGAGGTGCTGGTCATGATGGAAGCGTCGGGCGGCTGCGAGCGCGAACTGCACCACGCCCTGGCCCGGGCCGATGTGCCGGTCGCCGTCGTCAATCCCAAGTGGGCGCGTGACTTCGCCCGCTCGACCGGCCAGCTGGCGAAGACCGACCGGGTCGACGCCCGGATGCTCCAGGCCTTCGGCGAGGCCACCCGTCCCCGCCCGACGCCGGTCCCGGAGCCGTTGCGCGCCGAGTTGATCGAGATGCTCGACTACCGCGACCAGATCCTGGCCGAGATCGTCGCGCGCGGCCATCAGCTCAAGCACCTGCGCGGCGACTTCATGCGCCGGCGCGCCGAGACGGCGCTGGAAGCGCTGCGCACCGAGGCCGACACCCTGGCCTGGATGATCGAGGCGAAGCTGAACGACGACCCGGGGCTGCGGCAGCGGGCCGCCCTGCTGCGCAGCTTCCCCGGGGTCGGGCCGCTGAGCGCGGCCATGCTGGTGGTCCACATGCCCGAGTTGGGCAGCCTGACCGGCCGGCAGGCGGCCAGCCTGGCCGGCCTGGCGCCGTTCGCCCGCGACAGCGGCACCCTGCGCGGGGTGCGCACGATCTTCGGCGGCCGGGCCAAGGTGCGCCGGGCGTTGTTCCACGTCGGCCGGGTCGGCCTGCGCCACAACGCCACGCTCAAGGCCTTCTATGACAGCCTGAAGGGACGCGGCAAGCCGGGCAAGGTGGCGCTGGTCGCCTGCATGCGCAAGGCGCTGGTGATCCTCAACGCCCTGCTCCGGACGGGCCGGCCCTGGGTGGCGGAGTACGCCGCCGACGGGCCGCCGGCCGAAGCCGCCTCCGCCACGGCATCCTGA
- a CDS encoding pyrimidine 5'-nucleotidase → MTATDTRSPTPLSGIDVWIFDLDNTLYPASSNLFAQIDQRMTEFIGERFDLPWDEARRRQKQFFRDYGTTLRGLMTEHDVDPIEFMDYVHDIDVTPVTPSPELDRALERLPGRKIVYTNGSCRHADNVLARLGIARHFDVIYDIVAAGYVPKPDPRPYGELIELHGIEPRRACMVEDIARNLVPAAALGMTTVWVRTEADFARPDRGGVGHGYHIHHAVDDLIEWLVGLTRPDGIAVRS, encoded by the coding sequence ATGACCGCGACCGACACTCGCTCCCCCACGCCGCTTTCCGGCATCGACGTCTGGATCTTCGATCTGGACAACACGCTCTACCCGGCCTCCAGCAACCTGTTCGCCCAGATCGACCAGCGCATGACCGAGTTCATCGGCGAGCGCTTCGACCTGCCGTGGGACGAGGCGCGCCGCCGCCAGAAGCAGTTCTTCCGCGACTACGGCACGACCCTGCGCGGCCTGATGACGGAACACGACGTCGATCCGATCGAGTTCATGGACTATGTCCACGACATCGACGTGACGCCCGTGACGCCGAGCCCCGAGCTGGACCGGGCGCTGGAACGGCTGCCCGGCCGCAAGATCGTCTACACCAACGGGTCCTGCCGCCACGCCGACAACGTGCTGGCCCGGCTGGGCATCGCGCGGCATTTCGACGTGATCTACGACATCGTCGCGGCCGGCTACGTGCCGAAGCCCGACCCCCGCCCCTATGGCGAACTGATCGAGCTGCACGGCATCGAGCCCCGGCGCGCCTGCATGGTCGAGGATATCGCGCGCAACCTGGTCCCCGCCGCCGCACTCGGCATGACCACGGTCTGGGTGCGGACGGAAGCCGACTTCGCCCGCCCCGACCGCGGCGGCGTCGGGCATGGCTACCACATCCATCATGCGGTGGACGACCTGATCGAATGGCTGGTCGGTCTGACGCGGCCGGACGGGATTGCGGTCCGCAGTTGA
- the dapD gene encoding 2,3,4,5-tetrahydropyridine-2,6-dicarboxylate N-succinyltransferase, which translates to MTSADTTDLQAAIEAAWENRDQLNTGTKGAVRDAVDAALSGLDEGRFRVAERSGGEDWQVNQWLKKAVLLSFRLNDMVPIPGGPEDPELGASSWFDKVPSKFAGWDDRRFRAAGFRAVPNCVVRRSAYIAPGVVLMPSFVNIGAYVDSGTMVDTWATIGSCAQIGKNCHISGGAGIGGVLEPLQADPVIIEDNCFIGARAEVAEGVRVGTGSVLSMGVYLGASTRIVNRETGEILYGRVPPYSVVVSGTMPGKPLPDGSPGPGLYCAVIVKQVDERTRSKTSINELLRA; encoded by the coding sequence ATGACCTCCGCCGACACGACCGACCTGCAGGCCGCCATCGAGGCAGCCTGGGAAAACCGCGACCAGCTGAACACCGGCACCAAGGGCGCCGTCCGCGATGCGGTCGACGCAGCCCTGTCGGGTCTGGACGAGGGTCGCTTCCGGGTCGCGGAACGTTCGGGCGGCGAGGACTGGCAGGTCAACCAGTGGCTCAAGAAGGCGGTACTGCTGTCGTTCCGCCTCAACGACATGGTGCCGATCCCCGGCGGGCCGGAAGACCCGGAGCTGGGCGCGTCGTCCTGGTTCGACAAGGTGCCGTCCAAGTTCGCGGGCTGGGACGACCGGCGGTTCCGCGCCGCCGGCTTCCGCGCGGTGCCCAACTGCGTGGTGAGGCGGTCCGCCTATATCGCGCCGGGCGTCGTGCTGATGCCGAGCTTCGTCAATATCGGCGCCTATGTGGACAGCGGCACCATGGTGGACACCTGGGCGACCATCGGTTCCTGCGCCCAGATCGGCAAGAACTGCCACATCTCGGGCGGTGCGGGCATCGGCGGCGTCCTGGAGCCCCTGCAGGCCGATCCGGTGATCATCGAGGACAACTGCTTCATCGGCGCCCGCGCCGAAGTCGCGGAGGGCGTGCGGGTCGGGACCGGCTCGGTGCTGTCGATGGGCGTCTATCTCGGCGCCTCGACCCGGATCGTCAACCGCGAGACCGGCGAGATCCTGTACGGCCGCGTGCCGCCCTATTCGGTCGTGGTTTCCGGCACCATGCCGGGCAAGCCCCTGCCCGACGGCAGCCCCGGCCCGGGCCTCTACTGCGCCGTCATCGTGAAGCAGGTGGACGAGCGCACCCGCTCCAAGACCTCGATCAACGAACTGCTGCGCGCCTGA
- the dapE gene encoding succinyl-diaminopimelate desuccinylase, which translates to MTDAPAALDQAALDPVALTRALVRCRSVTPADAGALDVLQGVLEPLGFVCHRLRFEEEGTAPVENLYARLGTKGPNLCFAGHTDVVPPGDPAAWAVDPFAGEIVDGKLYGRGASDMKAAVAAFTAAVARRLGSAGTPPGSISLLITGDEEGPAVNGTRKVLDWLADRGEVLDACIVGEPTNPNYLGEMIKVGRRGSITGYLTVHGTQGHVAYPHLADNPLPRLVRMLAALTAEPLDRGNAHFQPSTLAITTIDVGNPADNVIPAKGSASFNIRFNDEHTSDGLKDWIRRTCDAVGGRYDLDFRVSGESFLTPPGRLSDLVADAVERVTGHRPELSTTGGTSDARFIKSHCPVVEFGIVGQTMHKVDEHVAVADVERLTCIYGAVIDGFFAPATSPSTGGDAA; encoded by the coding sequence ATGACCGACGCTCCGGCAGCCTTGGACCAAGCAGCCTTGGACCCGGTGGCACTGACCCGGGCGCTGGTGCGCTGCCGCAGCGTCACGCCGGCCGACGCCGGCGCGCTCGACGTCCTTCAGGGCGTGCTGGAGCCGCTGGGTTTCGTCTGCCACCGGCTTCGCTTCGAGGAGGAGGGGACGGCCCCGGTCGAAAACCTGTACGCCCGCCTCGGCACCAAGGGTCCCAATCTCTGCTTCGCGGGCCACACCGACGTGGTGCCGCCGGGCGACCCCGCGGCCTGGGCCGTCGACCCGTTCGCCGGCGAGATAGTCGACGGCAAGCTCTACGGCCGGGGCGCTTCCGACATGAAGGCCGCCGTCGCCGCCTTCACGGCGGCGGTCGCCCGCCGGCTGGGCAGCGCGGGAACGCCACCCGGCTCGATCAGCCTGCTGATCACCGGCGACGAGGAAGGCCCCGCCGTCAACGGCACCCGCAAGGTGCTGGACTGGCTGGCGGACCGGGGCGAGGTGCTGGACGCCTGCATCGTCGGCGAACCGACCAACCCCAACTATCTGGGCGAGATGATCAAGGTCGGCCGGCGCGGCAGCATCACGGGCTATCTGACCGTCCACGGCACCCAGGGCCACGTGGCCTATCCCCATCTGGCCGACAATCCCCTGCCCCGGCTGGTGCGGATGCTGGCGGCCCTGACGGCGGAACCGCTGGACCGGGGCAACGCCCATTTCCAGCCCTCCACACTGGCGATCACCACGATCGACGTGGGCAATCCGGCGGACAACGTGATCCCGGCCAAGGGATCGGCCAGCTTCAACATCCGGTTCAACGACGAGCACACGTCGGATGGGCTGAAGGACTGGATCAGGCGAACCTGCGACGCCGTCGGGGGCCGCTACGACCTGGACTTCCGGGTCAGCGGCGAGAGCTTCCTGACGCCGCCCGGCCGCCTGAGCGATCTGGTCGCCGACGCGGTCGAGCGGGTGACCGGACACCGGCCGGAGTTGAGCACCACCGGCGGCACGTCCGACGCCCGTTTCATCAAGTCGCACTGCCCGGTGGTCGAGTTCGGCATCGTCGGGCAGACCATGCACAAGGTGGACGAGCATGTCGCCGTGGCCGACGTGGAACGGTTGACCTGCATCTACGGGGCCGTCATCGACGGGTTCTTCGCTCCCGCCACTTCCCCATCCACGGGAGGCGACGCGGCATGA
- a CDS encoding LuxR C-terminal-related transcriptional regulator, with amino-acid sequence MIKLLHIDSSDSYRPLLATIAPAGAFAVTASYAGVAEAIDDERGLAGCDMIILSGAAADQAGAGVTALKAAAPTKPIVVLAERLSLDGLGASFEAGAMGYLVKAISHDALFESLMLVILGEKVFPAQLADLLIEKTPHDLDPGLAKRRRALTAKEFEVMQYVKLGYSNKQIARTLGIADITVRLHINNAFRKMNVRNRIQGALWMIEHEAELSSRKTMPKAG; translated from the coding sequence ATGATCAAACTCCTGCATATCGACTCCAGCGATTCCTACCGGCCGCTGCTGGCCACCATCGCCCCGGCCGGCGCCTTCGCGGTCACGGCGTCCTATGCCGGCGTCGCGGAAGCCATCGATGACGAACGGGGACTCGCCGGCTGCGACATGATCATCCTGAGCGGCGCCGCCGCGGATCAGGCGGGAGCCGGCGTCACGGCGCTCAAGGCCGCGGCACCGACCAAGCCGATCGTCGTCCTGGCCGAGCGCCTCTCCCTGGACGGCCTGGGCGCGAGCTTCGAGGCCGGGGCGATGGGCTATCTGGTCAAGGCGATCTCGCACGACGCGCTGTTCGAGTCCCTGATGCTGGTAATCCTGGGCGAGAAGGTCTTCCCCGCCCAGCTCGCCGATCTCCTGATCGAGAAGACGCCGCACGACCTCGACCCCGGGTTGGCCAAGCGGCGCCGCGCCCTGACCGCGAAAGAGTTCGAGGTCATGCAGTATGTCAAGCTGGGCTACAGCAACAAGCAGATCGCGCGGACGCTTGGAATTGCGGACATAACGGTCCGTCTCCACATCAACAATGCGTTCCGTAAGATGAACGTGAGGAACCGTATCCAGGGCGCGCTCTGGATGATCGAGCACGAGGCGGAACTGAGCAGCCGGAAGACGATGCCGAAGGCGGGATAG
- a CDS encoding ATP-binding protein: protein MNVDKPDLPNDAAAWKLSTHLWIARPDGSLDYVNASWRRFAGRSLSDMLGDGWRKLVHPDDLPGFLAEWHESCRSGTPLAAEVRLLAADGSAHAFVVQAQPLTGEDGAIIDWHGLNTVVPADSRPLPRAHEKPSEVMARVRSRMVASANHDLRQPLSALSFLSNSLAKRLDDPMSQDLLAAMGRAIQSMRTVVDGQLYFDQVDSGQVQLNLTDHPVNASLVALASEFSPIAERKGLGFALHPSSAIVRTDPALLDTMLKNLVCNALRYTAEGRVAIGCRRRGDRLRIQVLDTGRGIAAEELGLIWQDFFRSSQSVREYPGGFGLGLSVVKRLAERLGHGVEVTTRPHQGSCFTITLPLSNRRASPVPDGGTAATPPLDGLRLLVLAGEAAAASAIRLLVEEWGGTVRTARTAPEAEELLADGSFPPDAIIVDFRLGGERPGERASGIFTMHKLVGVRDHPLKAPLRGFILSEEDGAVRQREIELAGYAMIVKPVDPEALFRALSPIPRQRL from the coding sequence ATGAACGTTGACAAGCCGGACCTGCCCAACGACGCCGCGGCCTGGAAGCTGTCGACGCATCTCTGGATCGCCCGTCCGGACGGCAGCCTGGATTATGTCAACGCCAGTTGGCGCCGTTTCGCCGGCCGCTCCTTATCGGACATGCTGGGGGACGGCTGGCGGAAGCTCGTCCATCCGGACGACCTGCCTGGTTTCCTGGCGGAGTGGCACGAGTCCTGCCGGTCCGGCACGCCGCTGGCGGCCGAAGTCCGGCTGCTGGCGGCCGACGGCTCGGCTCATGCCTTCGTCGTGCAGGCCCAGCCGCTGACCGGCGAGGACGGCGCGATCATCGACTGGCATGGCCTCAACACCGTCGTGCCCGCGGATTCCCGGCCCCTGCCCCGCGCCCACGAGAAACCGTCGGAGGTCATGGCGCGCGTGCGCAGCCGCATGGTCGCTTCGGCCAACCACGACCTGCGGCAACCGCTGAGCGCCCTGTCGTTCCTGTCGAATTCCCTCGCCAAACGCCTGGACGACCCGATGTCCCAGGATCTGCTGGCGGCCATGGGCCGTGCGATCCAGTCCATGCGGACCGTGGTCGACGGCCAGCTCTATTTCGACCAAGTGGATTCCGGGCAGGTCCAGCTCAACCTCACCGACCATCCCGTCAACGCCTCGCTGGTGGCGTTGGCCAGCGAATTCAGCCCGATTGCGGAGCGCAAGGGCCTGGGTTTCGCGCTGCACCCCAGTTCCGCCATCGTCCGGACCGATCCGGCGCTGCTCGACACCATGCTGAAGAACCTGGTCTGCAACGCGCTCCGCTACACGGCCGAGGGCCGCGTCGCCATCGGATGCCGCCGCCGGGGCGACCGGCTTCGGATCCAGGTGCTGGACACCGGCCGAGGCATCGCCGCGGAGGAGCTGGGGCTGATCTGGCAGGACTTCTTCCGCAGTTCGCAGAGTGTCCGCGAGTATCCCGGAGGCTTCGGGCTCGGCCTGTCGGTGGTGAAGCGGCTGGCGGAGCGGCTGGGACATGGGGTGGAGGTTACGACCAGACCCCACCAGGGCTCCTGCTTCACCATCACTCTGCCGCTGAGCAATCGCAGGGCTTCGCCGGTCCCGGACGGCGGTACGGCAGCGACACCGCCGCTCGACGGCCTGCGCTTGCTGGTCCTGGCCGGGGAAGCGGCCGCCGCCAGCGCGATCCGGCTGCTCGTGGAGGAGTGGGGCGGGACGGTCCGGACAGCGCGCACGGCGCCGGAGGCGGAAGAGCTCCTGGCCGATGGGTCTTTCCCCCCCGACGCGATCATCGTCGACTTCCGGCTGGGCGGCGAGCGGCCGGGCGAAAGGGCCAGCGGCATCTTCACCATGCACAAGCTGGTCGGCGTCCGGGACCATCCGCTGAAGGCGCCCCTGCGCGGCTTCATCCTGTCGGAAGAGGACGGCGCCGTGCGCCAGCGCGAGATAGAGCTGGCCGGCTACGCCATGATCGTCAAGCCGGTCGATCCGGAAGCCCTGTTCCGAGCGCTTTCCCCGATCCCCCGCCAGCGGCTCTGA
- the prsK gene encoding XrtA/PEP-CTERM system histidine kinase PrsK — translation MIGAATHGVAALTYLILTALLAGTWRRNRRGGAHGVALIAAALLTAAWAGAEAFARIVAPLPPAVPEALLVLRSAGWLLFLLVVLREVTHGPAAGFWRNPLAAIAGAVTAVALADAAVPLPVNRFADISLVAGLALAVLGLLLVENLFLFTRDSARWTFKHLLIGLGGLFAFDLFLHSGALLLGRTDPLALAARPLVQVLAVPFLLVSAARIRTLSFDVTISRETVLHTTALVGSGVYLLGVAAIGYLLRETSMTLGPLVQMLFFMGAVMVLAVLLLSGELRARARMAIARNFFTFTYDYRREWLRFIRTLSDSASKTGLHERAVRAMADVFECSSGALFLRGRGDIYAMAARYNWSGGAGMLALPNALAERLGERRVVLNLRDGLDLSGDPAEQAVLGWLRRLNAPWLLVPLRLRDEIVGAIVLSEPRAPRDLTWEDEDLLEILGVQVGSYIAEEQASRALFEAQRFERLGQSFSFVAHDLKNMVSQLSLILQHAGKHGDKPEFQRDTLETIGDSVERMRALLGRLRERAETGPEPVAGAADLRAMLLDVVEPRRHALPGLAFGRLDEGVAIAVDRLGFTAAIENLVQNAIDATRGRIRVSGFAEGGHAVVEVWDDGPGMTDAFIRDHLFRPFASTKSTGYGIGMYQTRDLIERWGGHLEIESEVGAGTTARVLMPLAVTDSQMERQAIP, via the coding sequence ATGATCGGTGCGGCGACACATGGGGTCGCGGCGCTCACATATCTGATCCTGACGGCTCTGCTGGCCGGGACCTGGCGGCGGAACCGCCGAGGCGGAGCCCATGGCGTGGCGCTGATCGCCGCCGCCCTGCTGACCGCGGCATGGGCCGGGGCGGAGGCCTTCGCCCGGATCGTCGCACCCTTGCCGCCCGCCGTCCCGGAAGCGCTGCTGGTGCTCCGCTCGGCCGGCTGGCTGCTGTTCCTGCTGGTGGTGCTGCGCGAGGTGACCCACGGCCCCGCCGCCGGGTTCTGGCGCAACCCCCTGGCCGCCATAGCCGGCGCGGTGACGGCGGTGGCCCTGGCCGACGCGGCGGTTCCGCTGCCGGTCAACCGGTTCGCCGATATCTCGCTGGTGGCCGGGCTGGCGCTGGCGGTGCTCGGGTTGCTGCTGGTGGAGAACCTGTTCCTGTTCACCCGCGACAGCGCCCGCTGGACCTTCAAGCATCTGCTGATCGGGCTGGGAGGGCTGTTCGCCTTCGACCTGTTCCTGCACAGCGGGGCGCTGCTGCTGGGCCGGACCGATCCCCTGGCGCTGGCCGCCCGGCCGTTGGTCCAGGTGCTGGCGGTGCCGTTCCTGCTGGTGTCGGCGGCGCGCATCCGGACCCTGTCGTTCGACGTCACGATCTCGCGCGAGACGGTGCTGCACACGACGGCGCTGGTCGGCAGCGGCGTCTATCTGCTGGGCGTCGCCGCGATCGGCTACCTGCTGCGCGAGACCAGCATGACACTGGGACCGCTGGTCCAGATGCTGTTCTTCATGGGCGCGGTCATGGTCCTGGCGGTTCTGCTGCTGTCCGGCGAGCTGCGCGCCCGCGCCCGCATGGCGATCGCCCGCAACTTCTTCACCTTCACGTATGATTACCGGCGGGAATGGCTGCGCTTCATCCGCACCCTGTCGGACAGCGCGTCCAAGACCGGCCTGCACGAGCGCGCGGTCCGCGCCATGGCCGATGTGTTCGAATGCAGCAGCGGCGCCCTGTTCCTGCGCGGGCGCGGCGACATCTACGCCATGGCCGCGCGATACAACTGGTCGGGCGGCGCCGGCATGCTGGCCTTGCCCAACGCGCTGGCCGAGCGGCTGGGCGAGCGGCGCGTCGTGCTCAACCTGCGCGACGGGCTGGATCTCTCCGGCGATCCCGCCGAGCAGGCGGTGCTGGGCTGGCTGCGCCGGCTGAACGCGCCCTGGCTGCTGGTGCCCCTGCGGCTGCGCGACGAGATCGTCGGCGCCATCGTGCTGAGCGAGCCGCGCGCGCCGCGCGACCTGACCTGGGAGGACGAGGACCTGCTGGAGATCCTGGGCGTCCAGGTCGGCAGCTATATCGCCGAGGAGCAGGCGAGCCGCGCCTTGTTCGAGGCCCAGCGGTTCGAGCGGCTGGGCCAGTCCTTCAGCTTCGTGGCCCACGACCTCAAGAACATGGTCAGCCAGCTCTCCCTGATTCTCCAGCACGCCGGGAAGCACGGCGACAAGCCGGAGTTCCAGCGCGACACGCTGGAGACGATCGGCGATTCGGTCGAGCGGATGCGGGCGCTTCTGGGCCGGCTGCGCGAGCGCGCAGAGACCGGTCCCGAACCCGTCGCCGGGGCGGCGGACCTGCGCGCCATGCTGCTCGACGTGGTAGAGCCCCGGCGCCACGCGCTCCCCGGCTTGGCGTTCGGCCGGCTGGACGAAGGCGTCGCGATCGCGGTCGACCGGCTGGGCTTCACCGCCGCGATCGAGAACCTCGTGCAGAACGCGATCGACGCCACGCGCGGCCGGATCCGCGTCTCCGGCTTCGCCGAGGGCGGCCATGCCGTCGTCGAGGTCTGGGACGACGGGCCGGGCATGACCGACGCCTTCATCCGCGACCACCTGTTCAGGCCCTTCGCCTCGACCAAGAGCACCGGCTACGGCATCGGCATGTACCAGACCCGCGACCTGATCGAGCGCTGGGGCGGCCACCTGGAAATCGAGAGCGAGGTCGGCGCCGGCACCACGGCACGGGTGCTGATGCCGCTCGCCGTTACGGATTCGCAAATGGAACGGCAGGCTATACCATGA